A single window of Thalassomonas viridans DNA harbors:
- a CDS encoding nitrate reductase yields the protein MSELIKHKLSSDSQCVQTSCPYCGVGCGVDIKVEQGQAVKLSGTPEHPANFGRLCVKGTNLLATNHHQGRLLHPVIHGERASWDLAIDTVAARFSEIIKKHGPDAVAFYGSGQLLTEDYYVANKLMKGYIGSANIDTNSRLCMSSAVSGYKRAFGEDLVPCSYQDLENTDLILLIGSNAAWTHPVLFQRMEKAKSVNPRLQIFAIDPRRTASAELADCHLPIKPGSDAALFNGLLCFLADNQGLDQAYVDNFTNNFAACLELAKPWTLTRTAAYCGISEALLTRLYRAFIGNKRVISFYSMGINQSSSGVDKCNAIINCHLASGKIGKAGSGPFSITGQPNAMGGREVGGLSSLLAAHMDIDNAKHRDLVQTFWQSPTIAGSPGYSATELFDKMAEGKVKAVWIMATNPAVSLPDRAKVEQALTACDFVVVSDCVAGNDTLAFADIKLPATAWSEKNGTVTNSERRISRQRGLLKPPGEALDDWQIITRMAKAMGFKQGFDYRGPAEIFDEHARLTAFNNNGERALDLSGLTGLTPQEYDRLKPVQWPVNAQYPQGCARVLSDGKFFTGNGKANFIEIVPAAPELACSEEYPFSLNSGRLRDQWHTMTRTGKANILTEHTKAPEVTLNPQDAKSLDVTEGDLLKISNNSGTAYLQAKLSDAVAAKQLFVPIHWNREFASSANINRLFAAIVDPISGQPEFKQAPVRLEKVQIRQYALIYSPQPLEPFTAGLPADCHWVKHQGVRGPVYHGYFEQEITDLAEQLKLDISQAIRAGAPGEEAVSNSWLSYQSEHGSQFIALGDEGFNAFVFLSDKPIRLNDSWINELLSGKETSSEQINALLLAKAPKNRGRKVCSCFSVYEQDIVDAINNNGISSVEALGSTLKCGTNCGSCKTELSSLLREHEAGERETVQEFIPSDEPNEVIT from the coding sequence ATGAGTGAGTTAATTAAACATAAACTAAGCAGTGACAGTCAGTGTGTACAAACCAGTTGCCCCTATTGCGGCGTTGGTTGCGGCGTAGATATCAAGGTCGAGCAGGGCCAGGCGGTGAAACTGAGCGGTACACCTGAACATCCGGCCAACTTCGGCCGTTTATGTGTAAAGGGAACAAACTTACTGGCCACCAACCACCATCAGGGACGGTTATTGCACCCGGTGATCCATGGTGAACGGGCAAGCTGGGATCTGGCCATAGATACGGTAGCTGCCAGGTTCAGTGAAATCATCAAAAAACACGGCCCGGATGCCGTGGCCTTCTACGGCTCGGGCCAGCTGTTAACGGAAGATTATTATGTCGCCAACAAACTGATGAAAGGCTATATCGGCAGCGCCAATATAGATACCAACTCGCGTTTGTGCATGTCGTCTGCGGTTTCCGGTTATAAACGCGCCTTTGGTGAAGATCTCGTGCCCTGCAGTTATCAGGATCTGGAAAACACCGATCTTATCCTGCTCATCGGTTCCAATGCCGCCTGGACCCACCCCGTGCTGTTTCAGCGCATGGAAAAGGCCAAGTCCGTCAATCCCAGGCTGCAGATTTTTGCCATAGATCCCAGGCGCACCGCCAGCGCCGAGCTGGCAGACTGCCACCTGCCGATAAAACCCGGCTCGGACGCCGCCTTATTTAACGGCTTATTGTGCTTCCTGGCGGATAACCAGGGACTGGATCAGGCATACGTAGACAACTTTACCAATAACTTTGCCGCCTGCCTGGAGCTGGCCAAACCCTGGACACTCACGCGCACGGCAGCCTATTGCGGCATCAGCGAAGCCTTGCTGACCCGCTTATACCGGGCGTTTATCGGCAACAAGCGTGTGATCAGTTTCTATTCCATGGGCATCAACCAGTCCAGCTCAGGGGTGGATAAATGCAATGCCATCATCAACTGCCACCTGGCCAGCGGAAAAATCGGCAAAGCCGGCAGCGGGCCTTTTTCCATCACCGGCCAGCCCAATGCCATGGGGGGACGGGAAGTGGGCGGCCTATCCAGCTTGTTGGCGGCGCATATGGATATCGACAATGCCAAACACAGGGACCTGGTGCAAACCTTCTGGCAATCCCCCACCATAGCCGGCTCCCCGGGATATAGCGCCACCGAGCTGTTCGATAAAATGGCGGAAGGCAAGGTAAAAGCCGTGTGGATCATGGCCACCAACCCCGCCGTCAGCCTGCCGGACCGGGCAAAAGTCGAACAGGCCCTGACGGCATGTGACTTTGTCGTGGTCTCCGACTGCGTCGCCGGCAACGATACTTTGGCCTTTGCCGATATCAAACTGCCCGCCACCGCCTGGTCGGAGAAAAACGGCACAGTCACCAACTCGGAGCGCAGGATCTCGCGCCAGCGGGGCCTGTTAAAACCTCCGGGAGAAGCGCTGGATGACTGGCAGATCATCACCCGGATGGCAAAAGCCATGGGCTTTAAGCAGGGCTTTGATTACCGGGGACCCGCGGAAATCTTTGACGAACATGCCAGGCTCACCGCCTTTAACAATAACGGCGAGCGGGCGCTGGATCTGTCCGGACTCACCGGCCTGACCCCGCAAGAGTACGACAGGTTAAAACCCGTCCAGTGGCCGGTTAACGCCCAATATCCCCAGGGTTGTGCCCGGGTACTCAGCGACGGCAAATTCTTTACCGGCAACGGCAAAGCCAACTTTATCGAAATCGTGCCGGCGGCTCCGGAACTGGCCTGCAGCGAAGAATATCCTTTCAGCTTAAACAGCGGCCGCCTGCGGGATCAATGGCATACCATGACGCGCACCGGCAAAGCCAACATCCTGACGGAGCATACCAAGGCCCCGGAAGTGACCCTGAATCCGCAGGACGCCAAATCCCTGGACGTCACCGAAGGCGACCTCCTTAAGATCAGCAATAACAGCGGCACTGCCTACCTGCAGGCCAAACTGTCGGATGCCGTTGCCGCCAAACAGCTCTTTGTGCCTATCCACTGGAACCGGGAGTTTGCCTCTTCCGCCAATATCAACCGCTTATTCGCCGCCATAGTGGACCCCATTTCCGGCCAGCCTGAATTCAAGCAGGCGCCGGTACGGCTGGAAAAAGTCCAGATTCGGCAATATGCACTGATCTACAGCCCGCAACCGCTGGAGCCCTTTACCGCCGGCTTACCCGCAGACTGCCACTGGGTGAAACACCAGGGGGTACGGGGCCCTGTGTATCACGGTTATTTCGAACAGGAAATCACGGATTTGGCGGAACAACTGAAACTGGATATCAGCCAGGCCATCCGGGCCGGAGCACCCGGGGAGGAAGCGGTAAGCAACAGCTGGCTCAGTTACCAGAGCGAACACGGCAGCCAGTTTATAGCCCTGGGGGATGAAGGCTTTAACGCCTTTGTTTTTCTCAGCGATAAACCCATCAGGCTCAATGACAGCTGGATCAACGAATTGCTGTCAGGCAAGGAAACCAGCAGCGAACAGATCAATGCCCTGTTGCTGGCCAAAGCCCCGAAAAACCGGGGGCGGAAAGTCTGCTCCTGCTTCAGTGTCTATGAACAGGACATAGTAGATGCCATTAACAACAACGGCATCAGCAGCGTTGAGGCCTTGGGCTCCACCCTCAAATGCGGCACCAACTGCGGCTCCTGCAAAACCGAGCTCAGCAGCCTGCTCAGGGAGCATGAAGCCGGGGAGCGGGAAACAGTACAAGAGTTCATCCCGTCGGATGAACCAAACGAGGTCATTACATGA
- the nirD gene encoding nitrite reductase small subunit NirD, with translation MANNKSWHTVCHKNDLLTGAGVCALVNRDEQVAIFLIDNRRVYSIANWDPIGQANVLSRGITGDEQGEIFVASPLYKQRFSLTSGHCLDDDAVTVPHYPTRIKNEQVQILA, from the coding sequence ATGGCTAATAACAAGAGCTGGCACACAGTCTGCCATAAAAACGATTTGCTCACCGGCGCCGGGGTATGCGCCCTGGTGAACCGGGACGAGCAGGTGGCGATTTTTTTAATCGACAACCGCCGGGTGTATTCCATCGCCAACTGGGATCCCATAGGGCAGGCCAATGTCCTGTCCCGGGGTATTACAGGTGACGAACAGGGGGAGATCTTTGTCGCCTCCCCCTTATACAAGCAAAGATTTTCATTAACCAGCGGGCACTGCCTGGACGACGACGCCGTCACAGTGCCCCATTATCCCACCAGGATCAAAAACGAACAGGTACAGATATTGGCATAA
- the nirB gene encoding nitrite reductase large subunit NirB, producing MNSGVVTSKKPSSVKQKIVVVGNGMVGHHFVEQLCQSPKRQDYEITVLSAESRLAYDRVHLSGYFAGKSAADLALTTPGHYRELGVAFELDAKVVALDKDEKTVTTSGGKSFSYDKLILATGSYPFVPPIEGNDREHCLVYRTLEDLAAIENAARQSKVGVVVGGGLLGLEAANALKQLGLETHVVEFAPQLMGVQLDKPGGQLLRAMIEDLGVNVHTEKATKIITDGEQCHHRMEFADGSHLETDLILFSAGIRPYDNLAREFDLALGERGGIVVDNHCQTSDKAIYAIGECALWNNFIFGLVAPGYKMAKVAAGHICGESGQFTGADMSTKLKLMGVDVGSIGDAHGKTPGARCYTYENQVAQTYKKIVISPDGKHLIGAVLVGDTSDYDTLLQYALNGIELPEMPESLILPSLQREKPGLGADSLPDSATICSCHNVTKGDIITAIDDGNTELKQLTACTKASTGCGGCSALLKNVFEAELDKRGVEVKKDLCQHFAYSRTELFHIIKAEQIKTFEQLISKHGQGLGCEVCKPTVASILASAWNDYILEDPHIPLQDTNDVFLGNMQKDGTYSVVPRIPGGEITPDKLIVIGQVAKEYNLYTKITGGQRIDLFGARVDQLPDIWKRLIDAGMETGHAYGKSLRTVKSCVGNTWCRYGVQDSMSMAIFLEERYKGLRSPHKLKFAVSGCTRECAEAQSKDIGVIATEHGWNLYVSGNGGMKPRHADLFATDLDDKTLVQYIDRYLMFYVRMADRLQRTSVWLENLEGGLEYVKSVVIDDHLGINDELEAQMQAIVASYQCEWKTTIENPEKVKRFRQFVNSGQSDSNVQFVTERAQIRPARPEEKHPGERIPAVDITENRPV from the coding sequence ATGAATTCAGGTGTAGTCACTTCCAAAAAACCAAGCTCAGTCAAACAGAAAATTGTCGTGGTCGGTAATGGCATGGTGGGCCATCACTTTGTTGAACAGCTCTGTCAGTCGCCCAAGAGGCAAGACTATGAGATTACCGTGTTGTCGGCGGAATCCCGCCTTGCCTACGACAGGGTGCATTTATCCGGCTACTTTGCCGGTAAAAGCGCGGCAGACCTCGCCTTAACCACTCCCGGGCACTACCGTGAGCTTGGCGTGGCCTTTGAACTCGACGCCAAAGTAGTTGCCCTGGACAAAGATGAAAAAACCGTGACCACCAGCGGGGGGAAAAGCTTTTCCTATGACAAGCTGATCCTGGCCACCGGCTCTTACCCTTTCGTGCCGCCGATCGAAGGCAATGACAGGGAACATTGCCTGGTGTACCGCACCCTGGAAGATTTGGCCGCCATCGAAAATGCCGCCCGGCAAAGCAAGGTCGGGGTTGTCGTCGGCGGCGGTCTGCTGGGGCTGGAAGCGGCCAATGCCCTTAAACAGCTGGGACTGGAAACCCATGTGGTGGAATTTGCCCCGCAACTCATGGGGGTCCAGCTGGACAAACCCGGCGGCCAGCTGCTCAGGGCCATGATTGAAGATCTCGGGGTGAATGTCCATACCGAAAAAGCCACCAAGATCATTACCGACGGCGAGCAATGCCATCACAGGATGGAGTTTGCCGACGGCAGCCACCTGGAAACCGATCTTATCCTGTTTTCCGCCGGCATCCGCCCCTACGACAACCTGGCCCGGGAGTTTGATCTGGCCCTGGGGGAGCGCGGCGGCATAGTGGTGGATAACCATTGCCAAACCTCGGACAAGGCGATTTACGCCATAGGGGAATGCGCCTTATGGAATAATTTTATTTTCGGCCTGGTGGCCCCCGGCTATAAGATGGCCAAAGTCGCCGCCGGCCATATCTGCGGCGAAAGCGGACAGTTCACCGGCGCGGATATGAGCACTAAGCTCAAGCTGATGGGGGTCGATGTCGGCTCTATCGGCGATGCCCACGGCAAAACCCCGGGCGCCAGGTGTTACACCTATGAAAACCAGGTGGCGCAAACCTATAAAAAGATCGTCATCAGCCCCGACGGCAAACACCTGATCGGCGCCGTGCTGGTGGGGGACACAAGCGATTACGATACCCTGTTGCAATACGCCCTTAACGGCATCGAATTGCCCGAGATGCCGGAAAGCCTGATCCTGCCGAGCCTGCAGAGGGAAAAACCCGGCCTGGGCGCCGACAGCCTGCCGGATAGCGCCACCATCTGCTCCTGCCACAATGTCACTAAGGGGGACATCATAACCGCCATTGACGACGGCAATACCGAACTCAAACAGCTTACCGCCTGTACCAAGGCCAGCACCGGCTGCGGCGGCTGCTCCGCCTTACTGAAAAATGTCTTCGAAGCCGAGCTGGACAAACGCGGGGTGGAGGTGAAAAAAGATCTCTGCCAGCACTTTGCCTACAGCCGCACCGAATTATTCCATATTATTAAAGCCGAGCAGATCAAAACCTTCGAACAGCTGATCAGCAAACACGGCCAGGGGCTGGGCTGTGAAGTCTGCAAACCGACCGTGGCCTCTATCCTGGCATCCGCCTGGAATGATTATATCCTGGAAGACCCCCATATCCCGCTGCAGGACACCAATGACGTCTTTTTGGGCAATATGCAAAAAGACGGCACCTATTCCGTCGTGCCCAGGATCCCCGGGGGGGAGATCACCCCGGACAAGCTGATCGTGATAGGCCAGGTCGCCAAGGAATATAACCTGTATACCAAGATCACCGGCGGCCAGCGCATCGATTTGTTCGGCGCCCGGGTAGATCAGCTGCCGGACATCTGGAAGCGGCTGATCGACGCCGGCATGGAAACCGGCCATGCCTACGGCAAGTCCCTGCGTACGGTGAAATCCTGTGTCGGCAATACCTGGTGCCGTTACGGGGTCCAGGACAGCATGTCGATGGCCATCTTCCTTGAGGAAAGATACAAGGGGCTGCGCTCCCCCCATAAGCTGAAATTTGCCGTCTCCGGCTGTACCCGGGAATGCGCGGAAGCACAAAGCAAAGATATCGGGGTGATCGCCACCGAACACGGCTGGAACCTGTATGTCAGCGGTAACGGCGGCATGAAACCCAGGCATGCGGACCTCTTTGCCACGGATCTGGACGATAAAACCTTAGTGCAATACATCGACCGCTACCTGATGTTTTATGTGCGCATGGCGGACAGGCTGCAGCGCACTTCGGTATGGCTGGAAAACCTCGAAGGCGGCCTGGAATATGTCAAGTCCGTGGTCATCGACGATCACCTGGGCATCAATGACGAGCTGGAGGCGCAGATGCAGGCCATAGTCGCCAGCTACCAGTGCGAATGGAAAACCACCATAGAGAACCCGGAAAAAGTGAAACGTTTCCGCCAGTTTGTCAATTCCGGCCAAAGCGACAGCAATGTCCAGTTTGTTACCGAGCGGGCGCAAATCAGGCCGGCCCGCCCGGAAGAAAAGCACCCGGGAGAGCGGATCCCGGCTGTAGACATCACAGAAAACCGGCCTGTCTGA
- a CDS encoding tetratricopeptide repeat protein: MDFFASLFQDILLPNATGIFFILFALALAAVLLTRKNIRLGLKSLTMPLTGWLQARVPHFLPFKKQESVFNKEICSVLNQARGFRLKGQFTEAKSMYQKVIDKVEIYLDEAAVVFEHEHDDKLVCAQAYLDAGHDCQNRGEFSHALEHYRHSRELTSGADDKSKICHASATSASAFIHHVQGDDESALQEFNQARQVFEQLDEHLGVAGTYKGLARISYVAGHLQDALSYYNSAYSEYVEANDSFGQAQVRLGIGGIYLAQGLTERAQYEFDQAYDIFKSDSNLRGLASTIFNYALLDLDRHKVATALGELQTANVFFTFIESKFEQANAYLLLGQSLIQTMKLDDAEAALEKAYRLYKKMGVSSGLAHVDYSRGNLKLTANKHTLARQYYTKAIERYPNNLSKAQALRSLGNSYFITGDFQLAEQNYRTGLQICMNLNSRKDEAKLRRRLGYLAMVQGNFEEAGMFFNSSLESLTADNPEEKTLGLLYKAMLIIEKCYDISEELTENRKTAFEYHMQSAGEDHHQALRLYIYGRYYLLKGKHFTARECLLTAKSHFELNNQLCWLFRCYYALGKNELESGLINLSAHTRENSLHYLRPGYQLAQQMQCHRATSLFKILIEQLR, translated from the coding sequence ATGGACTTTTTTGCTAGCCTATTTCAGGACATACTGCTGCCTAATGCCACGGGAATCTTTTTCATTTTATTTGCTCTTGCCCTTGCGGCCGTGCTGCTGACCCGGAAAAACATTCGCCTGGGGCTTAAAAGCCTGACAATGCCGCTAACCGGGTGGCTGCAGGCCAGGGTGCCGCACTTCTTGCCGTTTAAGAAACAGGAGTCTGTCTTTAATAAGGAAATCTGCTCTGTGCTCAACCAGGCCAGGGGCTTCAGGTTAAAGGGGCAGTTTACCGAAGCCAAGAGTATGTACCAGAAAGTGATCGATAAGGTTGAGATTTACCTGGATGAAGCGGCCGTGGTGTTCGAACATGAACATGACGATAAGCTGGTGTGTGCCCAGGCATACCTGGATGCCGGCCATGACTGCCAGAACCGGGGGGAATTCAGCCATGCACTGGAGCATTACCGCCATTCCCGGGAACTGACGTCGGGGGCGGACGATAAAAGCAAGATCTGCCATGCCTCGGCCACTTCCGCCTCGGCTTTTATCCACCATGTCCAGGGGGATGACGAATCCGCCCTGCAGGAGTTTAACCAGGCAAGGCAAGTGTTTGAGCAGCTGGACGAGCATTTGGGGGTTGCCGGCACCTATAAGGGACTGGCGCGGATTTCCTATGTCGCCGGGCACCTCCAGGACGCCTTGTCCTATTATAACAGCGCCTACAGCGAGTATGTGGAAGCAAATGATTCCTTTGGCCAGGCCCAGGTCAGGTTGGGGATCGGCGGCATCTACCTGGCGCAGGGGCTAACCGAAAGGGCCCAGTACGAATTTGACCAGGCCTATGATATTTTTAAAAGCGACAGCAACCTGCGCGGCCTGGCCAGCACGATTTTTAATTATGCCCTGCTGGACTTGGACCGGCATAAAGTCGCCACCGCCCTGGGAGAGCTGCAAACGGCGAATGTCTTTTTTACCTTTATCGAAAGTAAATTTGAGCAGGCCAATGCCTATTTGCTGCTGGGGCAGTCGCTTATCCAGACCATGAAACTGGATGATGCGGAAGCGGCGCTGGAGAAGGCCTATAGGCTGTATAAGAAAATGGGGGTCAGCTCGGGACTGGCCCATGTCGATTACAGCCGGGGCAACCTGAAATTAACCGCCAATAAGCATACCCTGGCCCGGCAGTATTATACCAAAGCGATAGAAAGGTATCCCAATAACCTCAGCAAGGCCCAGGCGCTGCGCAGCTTAGGCAACAGTTATTTTATTACCGGCGATTTCCAGCTGGCGGAGCAGAACTACCGTACCGGGCTGCAAATCTGCATGAATCTCAACAGCCGCAAAGATGAGGCGAAACTGCGGCGCAGACTGGGTTACCTGGCCATGGTACAGGGGAACTTCGAGGAAGCCGGCATGTTCTTTAACAGTTCGCTGGAAAGTTTAACCGCCGACAACCCGGAAGAGAAAACGCTGGGGCTCCTGTATAAGGCAATGTTGATTATCGAAAAATGTTACGACATCAGCGAAGAGTTAACGGAAAACCGTAAAACCGCCTTTGAATACCATATGCAGTCGGCGGGGGAAGATCATCACCAGGCGCTGCGTTTGTATATCTATGGCCGCTACTACCTGCTTAAGGGCAAACATTTTACCGCCCGGGAATGCCTGTTAACCGCGAAAAGCCATTTTGAGCTTAATAACCAGTTGTGCTGGCTATTCCGCTGTTACTATGCCCTGGGGAAAAACGAACTGGAAAGCGGCCTGATTAACCTGTCAGCCCATACCCGGGAAAATTCCCTGCATTACCTTAGGCCGGGCTACCAGCTTGCCCAGCAGATGCAGTGCCACCGCGCCACCAGTTTGTTTAAAATATTGATCGAGCAGCTGCGTTAA